Proteins encoded within one genomic window of Platichthys flesus chromosome 13, fPlaFle2.1, whole genome shotgun sequence:
- the dbr1 gene encoding lariat debranching enzyme isoform X1 has product MRRGASSRHAISLPPIERPSRRSTVQTLRPPEQLWSGSSKSECDSAPELRGQAGLRTGGRAPVRAELGLPAAEKQEENTGANSESCSHTGFIHQLTRLFSMKIAVEGCCHGELDKIYETIAFLEKKEGVKVDLLLCCGDFQAVRNEGDMKCMAVPAKYRTMQTFYKYYSGEKKAPVLTIFIGGNHEASNHMQELSYGGWVAPNIYYLGYAGVIRYKGIRIGGLSGIFKSRDYRKGHHEFPPYNPDTLRSVYHIRNIEVFRLKQIQMPMDIFMSHDWPRGIYYYGSVGELLRKKKFLRQEVESNTLGSPAAEELMSHLQPNYWFSAHLHVKFAAVMQHPPKGNAAPRVTKFLSLDKCLPHREFLQIVDVPERPGSSEGLEYDPEWLAILKATNSLQRTTLHNWNPPENNGLHERWDFRASEAAMMKVMEDLSGDLSIPDNFSRTVPAYDPNRPQHHAAPSYNTNPQTTELCATLGLTDLYAQDGQLGEVGKFQGSTGGEEDDEDGNSVGSADEPSEYPTDTSGLSSSCNPDEITIEDEWDEEEKEEEEEENGSKAAAKGDELPDPHTPARMVLPEPKSKGSPNNLSDLMKLPPPSHSTPAAARSLSGSESEGVGEGGEEDDSASRILKRTSDEAVNPGSRGTTPMIKRRNQVIYAAVEDEECED; this is encoded by the exons ATGCGGAGAGGGGCCTCCAGCAGACACGCCATCTCTCTTCCCCCGATCGAGCGCCCCAGTCGGCGCAGCACCGTGCAGACACTCCGCCCCCCAGAGCAGCTGTGGAGCGGCTCCTCAAAAAGTGAGTGTGACTCGGCCCCGGAGCTCCGGGGTCAGGCTGGGCTGAGAACCGGGGGTCGAGCTCCGGTGCGAGCGGAGCTGGGGCTTCCAGCTGcggaaaaacaagaagaaaacacgGGAGCTAATTCAGAGAGCTGCTCACACACTGGGTTTATCCACCAG CTCACCCGTCTGTTCAGCATGAAGATCGCAGTAGAAGGCTGTTGCCACGGGGAGCTCGACAAGATCTATGAGACCATCGCCTTCCTGGAGAAGAAGGAAGGGGTGAAGGTggacctgctgctctgctgcggCGACTTCCAGGCCGTGCGAAACGAGGGAGACATGAAGTGCATGGCGGTGCCGGCCAAGTACCGAACGATGCAAACCTTCTACAA ATACTACTCTGGAGAGAAGAAGGCTCCGGTTCTCACCATCTTCATCGGAGGGAACCACGAGGCGTCCAACCACATGCAGGAGCTTTCCTACGGGGGCTGGGTGGCACCAAACATTTATTATCTGG GTTACGCCGGTGTGATTCGCTACAAAGGGATTCGAATCGGTGGCTTATCTGGAATCTTCAAATCACGTGACTACAGAAAAG GTCATCATGAATTCCCTCCGTACAACCCTGACACTCTACGAAGTGTGTATCACATCCGAAACATCGAGGTGTTCAGATTAAAACAG ATCCAGATGCCCATGGACATTTTCATGAGCCACGACTGGCCCAGAGGAATCTACTACTACGGCAGCGTGGGGGAGCTGCTGCGCAAGAAGAAGTTTCTGCGACAGGAGGTGGAGTCCAACACGCTGGGAAGTCCTGCGGCCGAGGAGCTCATGTCTCACCTCCAGCCCAACTACTGGTTCTCCGCTCATCTCCATGTGAAGTTTGCTGCCGTTATGCAACATCCG cctaaAGGTAACGCTGCTCCACGTGTGACCAAGTTCCTGTCTCTGGATAAATGTCTGCCCCATAGGGAGTTCCTCCAG ATAGTGGATGTTCCAGAGAGACCGGGTTCCTCAGAGGGTCTCGAGTATGATCCAGAGTGGCTCGCTATTCTGAAGGCCACCAACAGTCTACAGAGGACCACCCTTCACAACTGGAACCCCCCTGAGAATAATGGCCTGCATGAACG GTGGGACTTCAGAGCTTCAGAAGCAGCTatgatgaaggtgatggagGATCTCAGCGGTGACCTCTCCATTCCAGACAACTTTAGCCGGACTGTGCCGGCCTACGACCCCAACAGGCCCCAGCACCACGCCGCCCCCAGCTACAACACCAACCCCCAGACGACGGAGCTCTGTGCCACGCTGGGTCTCACGGACCTCTACGCCCAGGACGGGCAGCTGGGGGAGGTGGGGAAGTTCCAGGGCAGCActggaggggaggaggatgatgaagacgGGAATAGTGTGGGAAGCGCAGACGAGCCGAGCGAGTATCCAACCGACACCTCGGGATTGTCCAGCTCCTGTAATCCTGATGAGATCACCATAGAGGATGAatgggatgaagaggagaaggaggaggaggaggaggagaacgggTCAAAAGCAGCAGCAAAGGGAGACGAGCTCCCTGACCCCCACACCCCCGCCCGTATGGTTCTTCCTGAGCCAAAATCCAAAGGTTCACCCAATAACCTGTCCGACTTAATGaagctgcctcctccctcccactccACCCCGGCTgcagctcgctctctctctggatcAGAGAGCGAAGGAgtgggtgaggggggggaagaggacGACTCCGCTTCTCGAATCTTAAAACGTACGAGTGACGAAGCTGTGAATCCTGGCAGCCGCGGCACGACCCCCATGATCAAACGCAGGAACCAGGTGATCTACGCTGCCGTGGAGGACGAGGAGTGTGAGGATTAG
- the dbr1 gene encoding lariat debranching enzyme isoform X2 — protein MKIAVEGCCHGELDKIYETIAFLEKKEGVKVDLLLCCGDFQAVRNEGDMKCMAVPAKYRTMQTFYKYYSGEKKAPVLTIFIGGNHEASNHMQELSYGGWVAPNIYYLGYAGVIRYKGIRIGGLSGIFKSRDYRKGHHEFPPYNPDTLRSVYHIRNIEVFRLKQIQMPMDIFMSHDWPRGIYYYGSVGELLRKKKFLRQEVESNTLGSPAAEELMSHLQPNYWFSAHLHVKFAAVMQHPPKGNAAPRVTKFLSLDKCLPHREFLQIVDVPERPGSSEGLEYDPEWLAILKATNSLQRTTLHNWNPPENNGLHERWDFRASEAAMMKVMEDLSGDLSIPDNFSRTVPAYDPNRPQHHAAPSYNTNPQTTELCATLGLTDLYAQDGQLGEVGKFQGSTGGEEDDEDGNSVGSADEPSEYPTDTSGLSSSCNPDEITIEDEWDEEEKEEEEEENGSKAAAKGDELPDPHTPARMVLPEPKSKGSPNNLSDLMKLPPPSHSTPAAARSLSGSESEGVGEGGEEDDSASRILKRTSDEAVNPGSRGTTPMIKRRNQVIYAAVEDEECED, from the exons ATGAAGATCGCAGTAGAAGGCTGTTGCCACGGGGAGCTCGACAAGATCTATGAGACCATCGCCTTCCTGGAGAAGAAGGAAGGGGTGAAGGTggacctgctgctctgctgcggCGACTTCCAGGCCGTGCGAAACGAGGGAGACATGAAGTGCATGGCGGTGCCGGCCAAGTACCGAACGATGCAAACCTTCTACAA ATACTACTCTGGAGAGAAGAAGGCTCCGGTTCTCACCATCTTCATCGGAGGGAACCACGAGGCGTCCAACCACATGCAGGAGCTTTCCTACGGGGGCTGGGTGGCACCAAACATTTATTATCTGG GTTACGCCGGTGTGATTCGCTACAAAGGGATTCGAATCGGTGGCTTATCTGGAATCTTCAAATCACGTGACTACAGAAAAG GTCATCATGAATTCCCTCCGTACAACCCTGACACTCTACGAAGTGTGTATCACATCCGAAACATCGAGGTGTTCAGATTAAAACAG ATCCAGATGCCCATGGACATTTTCATGAGCCACGACTGGCCCAGAGGAATCTACTACTACGGCAGCGTGGGGGAGCTGCTGCGCAAGAAGAAGTTTCTGCGACAGGAGGTGGAGTCCAACACGCTGGGAAGTCCTGCGGCCGAGGAGCTCATGTCTCACCTCCAGCCCAACTACTGGTTCTCCGCTCATCTCCATGTGAAGTTTGCTGCCGTTATGCAACATCCG cctaaAGGTAACGCTGCTCCACGTGTGACCAAGTTCCTGTCTCTGGATAAATGTCTGCCCCATAGGGAGTTCCTCCAG ATAGTGGATGTTCCAGAGAGACCGGGTTCCTCAGAGGGTCTCGAGTATGATCCAGAGTGGCTCGCTATTCTGAAGGCCACCAACAGTCTACAGAGGACCACCCTTCACAACTGGAACCCCCCTGAGAATAATGGCCTGCATGAACG GTGGGACTTCAGAGCTTCAGAAGCAGCTatgatgaaggtgatggagGATCTCAGCGGTGACCTCTCCATTCCAGACAACTTTAGCCGGACTGTGCCGGCCTACGACCCCAACAGGCCCCAGCACCACGCCGCCCCCAGCTACAACACCAACCCCCAGACGACGGAGCTCTGTGCCACGCTGGGTCTCACGGACCTCTACGCCCAGGACGGGCAGCTGGGGGAGGTGGGGAAGTTCCAGGGCAGCActggaggggaggaggatgatgaagacgGGAATAGTGTGGGAAGCGCAGACGAGCCGAGCGAGTATCCAACCGACACCTCGGGATTGTCCAGCTCCTGTAATCCTGATGAGATCACCATAGAGGATGAatgggatgaagaggagaaggaggaggaggaggaggagaacgggTCAAAAGCAGCAGCAAAGGGAGACGAGCTCCCTGACCCCCACACCCCCGCCCGTATGGTTCTTCCTGAGCCAAAATCCAAAGGTTCACCCAATAACCTGTCCGACTTAATGaagctgcctcctccctcccactccACCCCGGCTgcagctcgctctctctctggatcAGAGAGCGAAGGAgtgggtgaggggggggaagaggacGACTCCGCTTCTCGAATCTTAAAACGTACGAGTGACGAAGCTGTGAATCCTGGCAGCCGCGGCACGACCCCCATGATCAAACGCAGGAACCAGGTGATCTACGCTGCCGTGGAGGACGAGGAGTGTGAGGATTAG
- the rab5b gene encoding ras-related protein Rab-5B — protein sequence MSSRGSGGRTNGSLPQTKICQFKLVLLGDMAVGKSSLVLRFVKGQFDEFQETTIGAAFLAQSVCLDDTTVKFEIWDTAGQERYHSLAPMYYRGAQAAIVVFDITKPDTFERAKAWVKELQRQASPNIVIALAGNKADLAEKRLVEYEEAQTYADDTGLLFMETSAKTAMNVNELFLAIAKKMPKTDTQNPTHAARHRGVNLQDPDAHSTRACCGGN from the exons aTGAGCTCCAGAGGGAGCGGTGGCCGCACCAACGGCTCACTGCCCCAGACCAAGATCTGCCAGTTCAAGCTGGTGCTGCTGGGGGACATGGCCGTGGGCAAGTCCAGCCTGGTGCTGCGCTTCGTCAAGGGACAGTTTGACGAGTTCCAGGAGACGACCATCGGAG CTGCTTTCCTGGCCCAGTCGGTGTGTCTCGATGACACCACGGTGAAGTTCGAGATCTGGGACACCGCGGGGCAGGAGCGATACCACAGCCTGGCGCCCATGTATTACCGCGGAGCTCAGGCCGCCATCGTCGTCTTTGACATCACCAAGCCG GATACGTTTGAGAGAGCCAAGGCCTGGGTGAAGGAGCTGCAGCGCCAGGCCAGTCCCAACATCGTTATCGCTCTGGCTGGGAACAAGGCGGACCTGGCAGAGAAGAGACTGGTGGAGTACGAG GAGGCTCAGACGTATGCTGACGACACCGGCCTGCTCTTCATGGAGACCTCGGCCAAGACGGCCATGAACGTCAACGAGCTCTTCCTGGCCATCG CAAAGAAGATGCCAAAGACCGACACCCAGAACCCGACCCACGCAGCGCGGCACCGCGGCGTCAACCTCCAGGACCCCGACGCTCACTCCACCCGGGCCTGCTGCGGTGGGAACTAG